The following are encoded together in the Triticum dicoccoides isolate Atlit2015 ecotype Zavitan chromosome 6B, WEW_v2.0, whole genome shotgun sequence genome:
- the LOC119324883 gene encoding aspartic proteinase Asp1-like, which yields MAAMWSLIISLLFLLLPIAPSSSIKFLLEGNVYPVGHFYATLNIGEPAKPYFLDVDTGSNLTWLECDHPVHGCKGCHPRPPHPYYKPAADKLKVQCGGPLCAAVRRDVPGIPECSRKDPHRCHYEIKYVTGKSEGDLATDIISVIGKDKKNIAFGCGYNQEEPADAPPSSVDGILGLGRGKAGFAAQLKGLKMITENVIGHCLSSKGKGVLYVGDFNPPSRGVTWVPMRESLFYYSPGLAELFIDKQPIRGNPTFEAVFDSGTTYTFVPAQIYNELVSKVRGTLSESSLVEVKGRALPLCWKGKRPFRSVNDVKNQFKALSLKITHASGTSNLDIPPQNYLVVEEDGKTCLAIRDASSDPVMKELNFILIGAVTMQDLFVIYNNESKQLGWVRAQCDKAQELESVIDSRL from the exons ATGGCTGCCATGTGGTCTCTGATCATCAGTCTCCTCTTCCTCCTGCTCCCAATCGCGCCATCCTCCTCCATCAAGTTCCTGCTCGAAGGCAATGTCTACCCTGTTGG CCACTTCTATGCTACGTTGAACATTGGTGAACCCGCGAAGCCCTACTTCCTGGACGTCGACACTGGCAGCAACCTCACCTGGCTGGAGTGCGACCACCCGGTCCACGGCTGCAAGGGCTGCCACCCG AGGCCACCACACCCATATTACAAGCCAGCAGCTGACAAGTTGAAGGTGCAATGTGGTGGCCCGCTATGTGCTGCAGTGCGCAGAGACGTACCTGGGATCCCTGAGTGCTCCAGGAAAGATCCACATCGATGCCACTACGAGATTAAATATGTCACCGGGAAGTCAGAAGGTGACCTTGCCACTGACATCATTTCTGTCATTGGGAAAGACAAGAAAAACATCGCTTTCGG ATGTGGATACAATCAGGAGGAACCAGCAGATGCACCGCCCTCGTCGGTAGATGGCATCCTTGGACTCGGGAGGGGAAAGGCAGGCTTTGCTGCACAACTCAAGGGGTTAAAGATGATAACAGAGAACGTCATTGGACATTGCCTCAGCAGCAAAGGAAAGGGCGTCCTCTACGTCGGGGACTTCAATCCGCCATCCCGCGGCGTAACCTGGGTACCCATGAGAGAATCCTT GTTTTACTACTCACCTGGCCTAGCAGAGCTGTTCATTGACAAACAGCCGATAAGAGGGAATCCAACATTTGAGGCTGTATTTGACAGTGGTACCACCTACACCTTCGTGCCTGCCCAGATATACAATGAACTTGTTTCAAAG GTTAGAGGCACTCTCAGTGAATCATCACTTGTAGAGGTGAAGGGTCGTGCTCTGCCTCTATGCTGGAAAGGGAAAAGGCCATTCAGATCTGTCAATGATGTGAAGAACCAATTCAAGGCACTGTCACTGAAAATTACCCACGCCAGCGGCACCAGCAACCTGGACATCCCTCCTCAGAACTACCTTGTCGTGGAG GAAGACGGGAAAACGTGCTTGGCTATCCGTGATGCCTCGTCGGATCCTGTTATGAAGGAACTGAACTTTATCTTAATCGGAG CTGTTACGATGCAGGATCTGTTTGTGATATACAACAACGAGAGCAAGCAGCTCGGATGGGTCCGTGCACAGTGCGACAAGGCGCAGGAGCTTGAATCCGTCATCGATTCGCGTCTCTGA